A stretch of Lathyrus oleraceus cultivar Zhongwan6 chromosome 6, CAAS_Psat_ZW6_1.0, whole genome shotgun sequence DNA encodes these proteins:
- the LOC127097862 gene encoding pathogen-associated molecular patterns-induced protein A70, which produces MLEQSLSSSPTFWAALYSWFTPTVFFLLLQLVIATIYITSTLANATHKHHHQQDPNFPQQQQLFRSPSVLQRLKSINLYSYQNYNRSQHEQHHTPQPQTYHNEQHHTPQPQTYENEIHVPQLARSPSVLQRLKSINLYSYFPTQPFTTKLENTNVEVKESEENDVLGEIRDNLGGNKEEEGHHVSLEEVFMKLQGQGGNFARTHSDTKPDSGEVPVKLSRKMKKSASNKSAFSHFKEDDIVESRRPATVKEAKAAAMDEDELVDSKADDFINKFKQQLKLQRIDSIMRYKNMVNKGISK; this is translated from the coding sequence ATGTTGGAACAATCATTATCATCCTCACCAACATTCTGGGCTGCTCTCTACAGCTGGTTCACTCCCACTGTCTTCTTCCTCCTCCTCCAGCTCGTTATTGCCACCATTTACATCACTTCCACCCTTGCAAATGCCACCCACAAACACCACCACCAACAAGATCCTAACTttccacaacaacaacaactctTTAGATCTCCTTCTGTTTTACAAAGACTCAAATCCATCAACCTTTACTCTTACCAAAACTATAATAGATCCCAACATGAACAACATCACACTCCACAACCTCAAACCTACCATAATGAACAACATCACACTCCACAGCCTCAAACCTACGAAAACGAAATCCATGTACCTCAACTCGCTAGATCTCCCTCTGTTTTGCAGAGACTCAAATCCATCAACCTTTATAGTTACTTCCCTACTCAACCCTTCACTACAAAACTCGAAAACACCAACGTGGAAGTTAAAGAATCAGAAGAAAACGATGTTTTGGGAGAGATAAGAGACAACCTCGGAGGAAACAAAGAAGAGGAGGGTCATCATGTTTCTTTAGAAGAGGTTTTCATGAAATTGCAGGGGCAGGGAGGTAATTTCGCAAGGACGCATTCAGACACCAAGCCGGATTCAGGGGAGGTTCCGGTGAAGCTGTCGAGGAAGATGAAGAAATCTGCAAGCAATAAATCTGCGTTTTCTCATTTCAAGGAAGATGACATTGTGGAGAGCCGCCGGCCGGCCACCGTGAAAGAGGCTAAAGCTGCCGCCATGGATGAGGACGAGTTGGTTGATTCTAAGGCGGATGATTTCATCAACAAGTTCAAACAACAGTTGAAGTTGCAGAGGATTGATTCAATTATGAGGTATAAGAATATGGTTAACAAAGGAATTAGCAAGTAA